In a single window of the Luteibacter rhizovicinus DSM 16549 genome:
- a CDS encoding DJ-1/PfpI family protein, whose translation MRRYLLVLVAMLSALPAFAAHEPMSDPPVRVGIVMFDGVQIIDFAGPYEVFGNAGFGVVTVSPDGKPVTTAMGLKVTPDASFANAPPFDVLMIPGGDVADAQRDPRILDFIRQRSVSAKQVLSICTGAFILGATGLLDGDKATTFTPRIDELAKAFPKIQVIRDVRWADNGKLVTSAGLSSGIDAALHVVAKVRGTDEARTVALRLEYDWKPDGGFVRSRLADRYLTKQQVQAGVDWPKDAKFDEYVSVGDLDKWETHYHVQTATPAAEMLDRLDVGVRKTGLWKAAGPHRWTSRQENRDVTLSFATRPGADVSHYDLDMLLLAAPGTTQARK comes from the coding sequence ATGCGTCGCTATCTGCTGGTGCTCGTTGCCATGTTGTCTGCCCTGCCCGCATTCGCTGCCCACGAGCCGATGTCGGACCCGCCGGTTCGCGTAGGCATCGTCATGTTCGACGGCGTGCAGATCATCGACTTCGCAGGACCTTACGAAGTCTTTGGCAATGCCGGTTTTGGCGTGGTCACGGTGTCGCCGGACGGCAAGCCGGTCACCACGGCGATGGGACTGAAAGTCACGCCGGACGCGAGCTTTGCGAACGCCCCACCGTTCGACGTATTGATGATTCCGGGTGGCGATGTCGCCGACGCGCAGCGTGATCCGCGCATTCTCGACTTCATCCGCCAGCGCTCGGTATCGGCGAAACAAGTGCTTTCGATCTGCACCGGCGCCTTCATCCTCGGCGCCACAGGACTGCTCGATGGTGACAAGGCGACCACGTTCACGCCACGGATCGACGAACTGGCGAAGGCCTTCCCGAAGATCCAGGTGATTCGCGACGTGCGTTGGGCCGATAACGGCAAGCTGGTGACGTCAGCCGGCCTCTCCTCAGGCATCGACGCCGCGCTCCATGTCGTCGCGAAGGTCCGCGGGACCGACGAAGCGCGCACGGTCGCCCTGCGGCTGGAGTACGACTGGAAGCCCGACGGTGGCTTCGTCCGCTCGCGTCTGGCCGATCGTTATCTGACCAAGCAGCAGGTACAGGCCGGTGTCGACTGGCCGAAGGACGCGAAGTTCGACGAGTATGTGTCCGTGGGCGATCTGGACAAGTGGGAGACGCATTACCACGTACAGACGGCGACGCCCGCTGCCGAGATGCTCGACCGTCTCGATGTCGGTGTGCGGAAGACTGGTCTCTGGAAAGCCGCCGGTCCGCATCGCTGGACCAGTCGGCAGGAGAACCGTGACGTCACGCTGAGCTTTGCCACGCGACCGGGTGCGGATGTGTCGCACTACGATCTCGATATGCTGCTGTTAGCCGCTCCAGGTACTACCCAGGCCCGGAAGTAA
- a CDS encoding ABC transporter permease, protein MLAYHFRLGLRSLRRNPFLTVLMVITIGIGVASSMTTYAVFRATSKNPIPAKSSRLFIPQIDSWGQTASAGDDGEPPDMMNYTDAMALMRDRRARFQTAMYPIDVSVMPTPQSRLPLQVSTYATYAGTFPMFDIPFLFGSAWSSADDQAHAEVAVISRSLNNTLFGGENSVGKALVLNHHTYRIVGVRDSWNPQPLFYDVKMLGAFGEAAQVFIPFTTAIDARIPTAGANLCKTSSDSGWDTWLASDCTWIWFWVELPDEKSVAGYRSYLDGYAAEQKRAGRFHWAPNTRLRDVMQWLDYKQVVPAESRISLLISLGFLIICLVNTVGLLLAKFMRRGPEIAVRRALGAPRKAIHEQFLIEAGMVGLAGGMLGLVLTGAGMTGIGLVFEPAIARLATWDVSLVALTVAAAVLATVLAAIYPAWRAASVKPTW, encoded by the coding sequence ATGCTTGCCTACCACTTCAGGCTCGGACTGCGAAGCCTTCGCCGCAACCCGTTTCTCACGGTACTGATGGTGATAACCATCGGCATCGGTGTCGCCTCGTCCATGACGACCTATGCGGTCTTCCGGGCGACGTCGAAGAATCCGATTCCAGCCAAATCGTCCCGCCTGTTCATTCCGCAGATCGACAGCTGGGGACAGACCGCCAGTGCCGGCGACGATGGCGAGCCGCCGGATATGATGAACTACACCGACGCGATGGCGTTGATGCGGGATCGTCGGGCACGATTCCAGACCGCCATGTATCCGATCGATGTTTCGGTGATGCCCACACCGCAGTCACGCCTGCCTCTTCAGGTGAGCACGTACGCCACGTACGCGGGCACCTTTCCCATGTTCGACATACCTTTCCTGTTCGGGAGTGCCTGGTCGTCGGCGGATGACCAGGCGCATGCCGAGGTCGCGGTCATCAGCCGGTCACTCAATAACACTTTGTTTGGCGGTGAGAACAGCGTCGGCAAAGCGCTCGTGCTCAATCACCACACTTACCGCATCGTTGGCGTGCGGGACAGCTGGAATCCCCAGCCACTTTTTTACGATGTGAAGATGCTTGGCGCTTTCGGCGAGGCGGCCCAGGTCTTCATTCCGTTTACGACGGCGATCGACGCCCGGATACCCACCGCCGGAGCCAACCTCTGCAAAACGAGTTCCGACAGCGGATGGGACACCTGGCTCGCATCCGACTGCACATGGATCTGGTTTTGGGTCGAACTACCGGATGAAAAAAGCGTGGCTGGCTATCGCAGCTATCTCGACGGCTACGCTGCGGAACAGAAGCGGGCAGGGCGTTTCCATTGGGCACCAAACACACGCCTTCGCGATGTCATGCAATGGCTCGACTACAAGCAGGTGGTTCCTGCGGAGTCGAGAATTTCGCTACTGATCTCCCTGGGCTTCCTGATCATTTGCCTGGTAAACACCGTGGGGCTGTTGTTAGCCAAGTTCATGCGACGGGGGCCCGAGATCGCTGTTCGTCGAGCACTGGGCGCTCCCCGAAAGGCGATCCACGAACAATTTCTCATTGAGGCAGGGATGGTCGGATTGGCCGGCGGAATGCTAGGGCTTGTGTTGACAGGGGCTGGGATGACCGGCATCGGCCTGGTGTTTGAGCCGGCGATTGCACGTCTTGCCACATGGGATGTGTCGCTGGTCGCGCTGACGGTCGCCGCTGCGGTACTGGCCACGGTTCTGGCAGCGATCTATCCGGCCTGGCGTGCTGCTTCGGTAAAGCCAACGTGGTGA
- a CDS encoding MBL fold metallo-hydrolase, translated as MSAVHSLPHTVEAASADLVPSRYAVRIGEIDVMVISDGVLPIGFETMSTNVDPAGRTAWLDNRLLPETFDWAVNVVVIRSGEQTILVDSGLGGEFEGFPRAGQLVKRLQAAGIALDALTDIVLTHLHMDHVGGLLGAGVKEKLRPDVRIHVAAAELAFWEAPDFSRTVMPSPIPDVLRATAKQFLADYRSRIQAFDDEYQVAPGVMARRTGGHTPGHCVVRVTSGGDALTFAGDALFPVAFDHPDWQNGFEHDPEEAVNVRLRLFRDLAATGELLVATHLSFPSVGRVAVDGDAFRWVPGYWDY; from the coding sequence ATGAGCGCAGTACACAGTCTTCCCCACACCGTCGAAGCCGCATCGGCCGACCTGGTTCCGTCGCGTTACGCCGTACGAATCGGCGAGATCGACGTCATGGTGATCAGCGATGGCGTTCTGCCCATCGGGTTCGAGACGATGTCGACCAATGTCGATCCCGCAGGGCGGACCGCCTGGCTGGACAACAGGCTCCTGCCGGAAACCTTCGACTGGGCCGTGAACGTCGTGGTTATTCGTAGCGGTGAACAAACGATCCTGGTCGACTCCGGCCTCGGCGGCGAATTCGAGGGCTTCCCGCGCGCCGGACAGCTGGTCAAGCGACTGCAGGCAGCCGGGATCGCCCTCGACGCCCTGACCGACATCGTCCTCACCCATCTGCATATGGATCACGTGGGCGGCCTGCTCGGCGCAGGCGTGAAGGAAAAGCTGCGTCCGGACGTGCGCATCCATGTGGCAGCCGCCGAACTGGCTTTCTGGGAAGCGCCCGATTTCTCCCGAACGGTCATGCCGTCGCCGATTCCGGACGTGCTTCGGGCGACCGCGAAGCAGTTCCTCGCCGATTATCGCAGCCGGATCCAGGCGTTCGACGACGAATACCAGGTCGCCCCGGGCGTCATGGCCCGCCGTACCGGTGGTCACACGCCCGGCCATTGCGTGGTTCGTGTCACCTCGGGAGGCGACGCACTGACGTTCGCCGGCGACGCTCTGTTCCCGGTCGCTTTCGATCACCCGGATTGGCAGAACGGTTTCGAGCACGATCCCGAAGAAGCGGTCAACGTCCGCCTCCGACTGTTCCGCGATCTGGCAGCGACCGGCGAACTGTTGGTAGCGACGCACCTGTCGTTCCCCTCGGTCGGTCGCGTGGCAGTCGACGGTGACGCGTTCCGTTGGGTGCCGGGTTACTGGGACTACTGA
- a CDS encoding TonB-dependent receptor yields the protein MKRLVLGAVALLCPVFAVTAQVASGPTATGDTKDVTTLGSVTVTARQREENLQKVPMAVSVVSGEWLDRSYTVNTQQLSQLVPSLYYNSANPRNTAYTIRGLGSNTLSVSAANDGIEPGVGFYVDGVYHGRPATAAFDFTDIDRIEVLRGPQGTLFGKNTTAGAINITSRAPTFTPEGSGEISYGDQGFLQAKGTVSGPLTQTVAGRFSAQFTEKDGSLHNVTTGKDENEINNYALRGQLLFKPDDSLNVRLIGDVSNLDSDCCTQNYLRVGSSLRGAARQFNGLAANLPAHGFPAYVPPSRNVYDRLTDIDAPLHIDTQDGGVSLNADWNVGAVTLTSISAWRYWKWDVANDRDYIGVPIQTVQRIPSRQDQYSQEFRVASNGDGPFSYVGGLYFYTQEINGKPISIYGPAATYWLVSTTSFPGMPDALADGYGQFGNSHYRMKSYAAFGEANYKLTDRLTATLGLRYTYEDKNGTYSTTVSGGLPTTPGSVQDNAKLSLFRPQSYSASDSGGNPSGRVNVAYQFTDALMGYVSYAYGYKSGGLNMSGLPLDAANNPALATAVIKDEINRTWETGIKSAWWDGRATFDLAAYHTEVGNYQANVTSSTETAALRTYPANIPKVTVKGVEGDFAALLFTGFTLRASFAYADGKYTDYPKGPCPLEWQNPNAAGGCQPLNPPANLAIKTSNPRGNPDVPGAYVLTGLPLAGLSKWAGSIGFDYELPIGNDAFLVHADTSARSGYNSDTANSIYTKIAGYAVVNGSIGYRFNDNWEVDVFARNLFDRNYITALTVQTGNSGLILGQPSDPRLVGVTLRAHF from the coding sequence ATGAAGAGGCTCGTCCTCGGCGCCGTGGCGCTGCTATGTCCGGTATTTGCCGTCACCGCGCAGGTGGCGAGCGGTCCCACGGCTACCGGCGACACGAAGGACGTCACGACGCTTGGCAGTGTCACCGTCACCGCCCGCCAGCGTGAGGAGAATCTGCAGAAGGTCCCCATGGCCGTCTCGGTGGTCAGCGGCGAATGGCTCGACCGCTCGTACACGGTCAACACCCAGCAGCTCAGCCAGCTCGTCCCTTCCCTTTATTACAACTCCGCCAACCCGCGTAATACGGCGTATACGATTCGCGGCCTGGGCTCGAACACCCTGTCGGTCAGCGCGGCGAACGATGGCATCGAGCCGGGTGTCGGCTTCTATGTCGACGGTGTTTATCACGGCCGTCCCGCGACGGCGGCGTTCGACTTCACCGATATCGATCGCATCGAAGTGCTTCGTGGGCCGCAGGGAACCCTGTTCGGCAAGAACACCACGGCGGGCGCGATCAATATCACCAGCCGTGCGCCGACCTTTACACCGGAGGGAAGCGGCGAGATCTCGTACGGCGACCAGGGCTTTCTGCAGGCAAAGGGTACGGTCTCGGGGCCGCTGACGCAGACCGTCGCGGGCCGCTTCTCAGCGCAGTTCACCGAGAAAGACGGATCCTTGCACAACGTCACCACCGGCAAGGACGAGAACGAGATCAACAACTACGCCTTGCGTGGCCAGCTGTTGTTCAAGCCGGACGACAGCCTGAATGTACGGCTGATCGGCGATGTCTCGAACCTCGATTCGGATTGCTGCACACAGAACTACCTTCGCGTCGGCAGCAGCCTGCGCGGCGCCGCCAGGCAGTTCAATGGCCTTGCCGCCAACCTTCCCGCGCATGGATTCCCGGCGTACGTGCCGCCGAGCCGTAACGTCTACGATCGCTTGACCGACATCGACGCACCGCTGCACATCGATACCCAGGATGGCGGCGTCTCGCTCAATGCCGACTGGAACGTCGGTGCCGTGACGCTGACCTCGATCTCGGCCTGGCGTTACTGGAAATGGGATGTCGCCAACGACCGTGACTACATCGGCGTTCCCATCCAGACGGTCCAGCGCATCCCTTCGCGACAGGACCAGTACAGCCAGGAATTCCGCGTCGCCTCCAACGGTGACGGTCCTTTCAGCTACGTGGGCGGCCTCTACTTCTACACCCAGGAAATCAACGGCAAGCCGATCAGCATTTACGGCCCGGCCGCGACGTACTGGTTGGTCAGCACGACGAGTTTCCCCGGCATGCCCGACGCGCTCGCGGACGGCTACGGCCAGTTCGGCAACTCGCACTACCGGATGAAGAGCTATGCGGCTTTCGGCGAGGCGAACTACAAGCTCACCGATCGTCTGACCGCCACGCTGGGCCTGCGCTATACCTACGAAGACAAGAACGGCACGTATTCAACGACTGTCTCCGGTGGTCTGCCGACGACACCCGGTTCGGTGCAGGACAACGCCAAGCTTTCGCTGTTCCGCCCGCAGAGTTACAGCGCGTCCGATAGCGGTGGCAATCCGTCGGGCCGGGTCAACGTGGCCTATCAGTTCACCGATGCCTTGATGGGCTACGTGAGCTACGCCTACGGTTATAAATCCGGAGGCCTCAACATGTCCGGCCTTCCGCTGGATGCCGCCAACAATCCCGCGCTGGCCACCGCCGTGATCAAGGACGAGATCAACAGGACCTGGGAGACAGGCATCAAGTCAGCATGGTGGGATGGCCGCGCCACGTTCGATCTCGCCGCGTATCACACGGAAGTCGGCAACTACCAGGCCAACGTCACCTCCAGTACCGAAACGGCGGCGTTGCGCACCTACCCGGCGAACATCCCCAAAGTCACGGTGAAAGGCGTCGAGGGCGACTTTGCCGCCCTGCTCTTCACGGGTTTCACCTTGCGCGCGTCCTTTGCATATGCCGATGGCAAGTACACGGACTACCCGAAAGGCCCGTGCCCGCTCGAATGGCAGAACCCGAACGCCGCTGGCGGTTGCCAGCCGCTGAATCCGCCGGCCAACCTGGCCATCAAGACCTCCAATCCGCGGGGCAATCCCGATGTTCCCGGTGCCTATGTACTCACCGGCCTGCCCCTGGCCGGCCTGTCCAAATGGGCGGGATCGATCGGCTTCGATTATGAGCTGCCGATCGGCAACGATGCCTTCCTCGTCCACGCCGATACCAGCGCACGCAGCGGCTATAACTCCGACACAGCCAACTCGATCTACACGAAGATCGCCGGCTATGCGGTCGTCAACGGAAGTATTGGCTACCGCTTCAACGATAATTGGGAAGTCGACGTGTTCGCGCGCAATCTCTTCGACCGGAACTACATCACCGCACTCACGGTCCAGACCGGAAACTCCGGCCTGATCCTGGGTCAGCCCAGCGATCCGAGATTGGTGGGGGTGACGCTACGCGCGCACTTCTAG
- a CDS encoding TetR/AcrR family transcriptional regulator, which produces MSISPTNDFSAAGLEKGRSSQKLRTRRALLETAAAMISKGQRPTVTEVADAAAISRRTAYRYFPTQVKLMTEAALEGLRPAMEAALESAPAGTTSGAVEARVDALVEQMQRLALANEALLRTMIHETVLHSPDDKQPPRGTRRVEWIDAAVNPLRTRLGPAAYSRLVSALALTTGIEAILVLRDIRGLSATQAVQVSHWMARALLKQSLADRDAERRKARDKRRKVDGV; this is translated from the coding sequence ATGTCAATCTCCCCAACGAACGATTTTTCGGCGGCCGGACTGGAGAAGGGGCGTAGCAGCCAAAAGCTCCGCACCCGTCGTGCGCTGCTGGAAACCGCGGCGGCCATGATTTCGAAAGGTCAACGTCCCACCGTGACGGAAGTCGCCGATGCCGCCGCGATTTCCCGGCGCACGGCGTATCGCTACTTCCCCACGCAAGTGAAGCTCATGACGGAGGCGGCGCTGGAGGGCTTGCGGCCTGCCATGGAGGCAGCGCTCGAGTCCGCCCCTGCCGGTACGACCAGCGGTGCGGTCGAAGCGCGCGTGGATGCCCTGGTCGAACAGATGCAACGACTGGCCCTGGCCAATGAAGCCCTGCTGCGCACGATGATCCACGAAACGGTCCTGCATTCGCCGGACGACAAGCAGCCCCCTCGGGGCACACGTCGGGTCGAGTGGATCGACGCGGCCGTGAATCCTTTGCGTACGCGCCTGGGACCTGCCGCTTATTCGCGCCTTGTGTCGGCATTGGCCCTGACGACGGGTATCGAGGCCATCCTGGTGCTGCGCGACATTCGTGGGTTGTCGGCGACGCAAGCCGTGCAGGTCAGTCACTGGATGGCGCGTGCCTTGCTCAAGCAAAGCCTCGCCGACCGCGATGCCGAAAGGCGCAAGGCGCGCGATAAGCGGCGTAAGGTAGATGGGGTGTAA
- a CDS encoding 3'-5' exoribonuclease yields the protein MSDPSRPEIYVSTDVEVDGPIPGPHSMLSFASAAYAADKTLLGTFTANLELLPGAQGHPDTLAWWEQHPDAWQAARRDPRSPQSVMTDYVQWLEALPGSPVFVGYPAAFDFMFVYWYLIRFAGRSPFSFSALDMKTMAMVLLRKDYRRSTKNAMPKRWFDDLPHNHVALDDAIEQGALFCNMLSESRRR from the coding sequence ATGAGCGATCCCTCCCGTCCCGAGATTTATGTGAGCACGGACGTCGAAGTCGACGGACCGATTCCTGGACCGCATTCGATGCTGAGCTTTGCATCGGCCGCCTACGCCGCCGACAAGACGCTGCTAGGCACGTTTACGGCAAACCTCGAGTTGCTGCCCGGCGCGCAGGGCCACCCCGACACGCTTGCCTGGTGGGAGCAGCACCCCGACGCCTGGCAGGCAGCGCGCCGCGACCCGCGTTCACCGCAGTCGGTCATGACGGATTACGTCCAATGGCTGGAGGCACTACCGGGATCGCCGGTCTTCGTCGGCTATCCGGCCGCGTTCGACTTCATGTTCGTGTACTGGTACCTGATCCGCTTCGCGGGGCGAAGTCCCTTCAGTTTCTCCGCGCTCGACATGAAAACCATGGCCATGGTTCTGCTCCGCAAGGACTATCGGCGAAGCACGAAAAACGCCATGCCGAAGCGCTGGTTCGACGATCTTCCACACAACCACGTCGCGCTTGACGACGCCATCGAGCAGGGCGCACTGTTTTGCAACATGCTCAGCGAGAGCCGAAGGCGCTGA
- a CDS encoding SgcJ/EcaC family oxidoreductase: MTSRFLFSIAAAGAMVFATPGHADALAEKPLRASLDRLANAWNTSDGAMWAHEYWPEGELVNILGGVMPNAEAIRERHTAVLEGPFKGSHFESTVRRIQFLDPDVAIVDTDIRVTHFRALPPGAVATSPGVLLTRMKHVYQRRDGTWRIIASQNTAVLPTVDAPLTSGPG; encoded by the coding sequence ATGACAAGCAGGTTCTTGTTTTCCATCGCCGCTGCAGGCGCCATGGTTTTCGCCACACCGGGGCACGCCGATGCACTGGCCGAGAAACCGCTACGGGCTTCACTCGACCGTCTGGCGAACGCGTGGAATACGAGCGATGGCGCCATGTGGGCTCATGAGTATTGGCCCGAGGGCGAGCTGGTCAATATCCTCGGCGGGGTGATGCCCAACGCCGAGGCTATTCGCGAACGCCACACCGCCGTGCTGGAGGGCCCCTTCAAGGGCAGTCACTTCGAAAGTACGGTGCGGCGCATCCAGTTCCTCGATCCGGACGTGGCGATCGTCGATACCGATATACGCGTGACGCACTTCCGGGCTTTGCCACCTGGTGCGGTCGCCACATCGCCGGGTGTGCTGCTGACCCGCATGAAGCATGTCTATCAACGCCGCGACGGCACGTGGCGCATCATCGCCTCGCAGAACACCGCCGTGCTACCGACGGTGGACGCGCCGCTTACTTCCGGGCCTGGGTAG
- a CDS encoding ABC transporter permease has product MVTDFVSRLQVGPILSALKRHKAGTLLIILQISLTFAIICNAFFIVEQRIDRMSRPTGMIETDMLTLQYRWAGVDASLIPSLTKADLRALRELPGVEDATQAGSYPLSGHSSTEGIRIDPGAEARIALAAEYFTDEHALATMGARLIAGRNFRKDEVAFMDPSKITSPAQVIITKALADKVYPDGSALGKPIYVGNSHPSPSTVIGIVERLQAPSPTASFSDDAILVPQLLSEGSGNYLVRSQPGQLAGLIREAPAALTRLDNMRVFPPGEGIRTFEAVRAQAYKVDRGMAVLMTSICGLLLVTTAAGIVGLSSFWVSQRHQQIGMRRALGATRRDILHYFLTENLLIASGGIGLGIVLALSLNLWMVVHFEMHTLPVKYVVLGVIVMLALGQGAVLTPALRASRTSPIEAIRHTRN; this is encoded by the coding sequence GTGGTGACCGACTTCGTGAGCCGCTTGCAGGTCGGACCTATCCTGAGCGCCCTCAAGCGCCACAAGGCAGGAACGCTCCTCATCATCCTGCAGATTTCCCTGACGTTTGCGATTATCTGCAACGCCTTCTTCATCGTCGAACAGCGCATTGATCGCATGTCCCGGCCGACGGGCATGATCGAGACCGACATGCTCACTCTTCAATACCGGTGGGCCGGCGTCGACGCGAGCCTCATACCCTCGCTGACTAAGGCGGATCTTCGAGCCCTTCGCGAACTGCCGGGCGTTGAAGACGCGACACAGGCCGGATCCTATCCGCTGTCGGGACACAGTTCGACCGAGGGGATTCGCATCGACCCGGGCGCCGAGGCACGCATCGCACTGGCTGCGGAATATTTCACCGACGAACATGCTCTGGCCACGATGGGCGCGCGATTGATCGCCGGCAGGAACTTTCGAAAGGACGAGGTCGCATTTATGGATCCGTCGAAAATCACCTCGCCTGCCCAGGTCATCATTACCAAAGCCCTGGCGGACAAGGTCTATCCAGACGGCTCGGCGCTCGGCAAGCCGATCTACGTCGGAAATAGCCATCCGTCGCCGAGTACGGTTATCGGCATTGTCGAACGCCTCCAGGCGCCGTCGCCCACAGCGAGTTTCTCAGACGATGCGATCCTGGTCCCGCAGCTCCTTTCGGAGGGATCAGGCAACTACCTTGTCAGGAGCCAGCCAGGGCAGCTTGCGGGGCTGATCCGGGAGGCACCTGCCGCTCTGACCAGGCTCGACAACATGCGCGTGTTCCCGCCGGGCGAAGGCATTCGCACCTTCGAGGCGGTTCGCGCGCAGGCGTACAAGGTCGATCGTGGCATGGCCGTGCTGATGACGTCGATCTGTGGGCTTCTGCTCGTGACGACGGCCGCCGGTATCGTTGGCCTGTCGAGTTTCTGGGTGTCGCAACGCCATCAGCAAATCGGCATGCGCCGAGCACTCGGTGCTACCCGGCGCGACATCCTCCATTACTTCCTGACCGAGAATCTATTGATTGCCTCGGGCGGCATTGGTCTGGGCATCGTCCTCGCCCTGTCACTCAATCTGTGGATGGTCGTCCATTTCGAAATGCACACCCTTCCCGTGAAGTATGTCGTGCTAGGTGTGATTGTCATGCTGGCTCTCGGCCAGGGTGCCGTATTGACGCCTGCCTTGCGGGCATCGCGAACCTCACCGATCGAGGCGATTCGGCACACGCGAAACTAG
- a CDS encoding toprim domain-containing protein yields MPRSGEQPHERLAHALPLAGTAGQGYVERRGIPLAIADAAGLRFDPDWNGRAAVLFGMVDRDAQLASVHGRYLETARGQDKMFTIGPGGGVATSGAGWRAEPLILVEGIFDLLSLAVCGWDGIATVGRWAPWLPDVCAMRVVWLAFDANAPGEHEVMHYIERLSRSTVRRLLPPPHCKDWNTALRKRGPSALAHWLNETIQATTR; encoded by the coding sequence ATGCCCCGCTCCGGTGAGCAACCGCACGAGCGTCTCGCTCATGCCCTGCCACTCGCCGGCACGGCCGGACAGGGATATGTCGAGCGACGGGGGATTCCCCTGGCCATCGCCGATGCCGCCGGCCTGCGTTTCGATCCTGACTGGAACGGCCGGGCTGCTGTCCTGTTCGGCATGGTCGACCGCGACGCGCAGCTGGCCTCGGTGCATGGCCGTTACCTGGAAACGGCGCGGGGGCAGGACAAGATGTTCACGATCGGTCCTGGCGGCGGCGTGGCCACCTCGGGCGCCGGCTGGCGTGCCGAGCCACTGATCCTTGTCGAAGGCATCTTCGATCTCCTGTCACTGGCCGTATGCGGGTGGGACGGCATCGCTACCGTAGGGCGCTGGGCACCGTGGCTGCCGGACGTCTGCGCGATGCGCGTCGTGTGGCTTGCCTTCGATGCCAATGCGCCGGGCGAACACGAAGTGATGCATTACATCGAGCGCTTGTCGCGCTCTACCGTTCGTCGTCTGTTACCACCGCCCCATTGCAAGGACTGGAACACGGCGCTGCGCAAGCGCGGGCCATCTGCCCTTGCTCATTGGCTCAACGAAACTATCCAGGCGACAACACGATGA
- a CDS encoding TOBE domain-containing protein, with protein sequence MLQYEGSLWLSDGARRWGGPDRVELLTQVGLTGSITAAAKAVGMSYKGAWDAVEAMNNLADEPLVLRATGGKGGGGARLTPRAERLIASFRSIESAHRLFVEHLASLGDEATDDIHLLRHLTMRTSARNQLAGVVDHVQQGAVNDSIAIRTTGGTTLIATVTRESTDSLALAAGRPVIALVKASWVMLGLPGEGRLSASNQLPGKVERIHPGAVNSEVTVAIEGGGTITSIITKESVQQLGLAEGVDVLAIFDAASVIVGVTD encoded by the coding sequence ATGCTCCAGTACGAAGGCTCCCTGTGGCTCTCCGATGGCGCTCGGCGCTGGGGCGGCCCGGACCGCGTGGAACTGCTGACCCAGGTGGGACTCACCGGGTCGATCACCGCTGCCGCGAAGGCGGTGGGGATGAGCTACAAGGGCGCCTGGGATGCGGTCGAGGCCATGAACAACCTGGCGGACGAGCCGCTCGTATTACGTGCCACCGGCGGTAAGGGCGGTGGCGGGGCGAGACTTACCCCGCGAGCCGAGCGCCTGATCGCTTCCTTTCGCAGCATCGAATCGGCCCACCGCCTGTTCGTCGAGCATCTGGCCTCGCTCGGCGACGAGGCGACCGACGACATCCATCTCTTGAGGCACCTGACCATGCGAACCAGTGCGAGGAACCAGCTTGCCGGCGTTGTCGATCATGTCCAGCAGGGTGCGGTCAACGACAGCATCGCCATCCGGACCACGGGCGGCACCACCCTCATCGCGACCGTCACCCGTGAAAGTACGGACAGTCTTGCCCTGGCGGCAGGGCGACCTGTGATCGCGCTGGTCAAGGCGAGCTGGGTGATGCTCGGGCTGCCGGGGGAGGGGCGCCTATCCGCTTCGAACCAGCTTCCCGGCAAGGTCGAACGGATTCATCCGGGTGCGGTGAACTCCGAGGTGACGGTAGCGATCGAAGGGGGAGGAACGATCACCTCGATCATCACCAAGGAAAGCGTTCAGCAGCTTGGTCTTGCCGAAGGCGTGGACGTACTTGCCATCTTCGACGCGGCGTCGGTCATCGTGGGCGTGACCGACTGA